The Urbifossiella limnaea genome has a window encoding:
- a CDS encoding helix-turn-helix domain-containing protein, with protein sequence MWRATRPVVNKGGRPKGIPQKVTPTVEKMIFSMKAERRKVAVIARELRLSRQTVYEVLKRA encoded by the coding sequence GTGTGGCGAGCTACGAGGCCGGTCGTCAACAAGGGCGGCAGGCCGAAGGGCATCCCGCAGAAGGTGACCCCGACCGTGGAGAAGATGATCTTCTCCATGAAGGCCGAGCGGCGGAAGGTGGCGGTGATCGCCCGGGAGTTGCGGCTGTCGCGGCAGACCGTGTACGAGGTGCTCAAGCGGGCGTGA
- a CDS encoding RHS repeat-associated core domain-containing protein: MTVTDALAHAWVYAYDAAGNLTSVTDPLSHEWATTYDLLGRVTSVTDPLSHTTSYAYWTGSGADADAVTDPLSHVTTTAYDRFGRLAEVSDPLAHATTFGYDRVGRVVSVTDPRGTPTTFDRDALGRVTLVTEAVGYAEERETAYAYTAAGDLETVTDPRGYDTRFAYDAAGRVTSVTAAYGTSVALTTTTGYDLLDRVTSTVAPGGRETRYDYDELGQLRTLTEGYGTALERDTTFDYDATGNLTEVTDPLSHATTYGYDAAGRLTTVTDPLSHVTTLGYDAAGNRTSVEDASGNVTLFAYDALNRVETETDALGKDTTYAYDAAGRLDTVTDRLGQQRVFGYDDAGRLTSDTWKSALGVTVRTRTFGYDSTGNLTSATDPDGSYALTYDRLNRPVTVDEPFGVSLEFGYDVAGNRTSVADDQGGAVTSTFDPLGRLTSRWLDGPGADARVDFAYGANGQLDTLTRYADLAGTTLVGTTEYGYDDLDRTTGITHKGPTGTTLLASTYGYDLADRLTSRTEGGVTTSYTSDAAGQLTADGGTSFAYDDTGNRTGTGVTVGDGNRVLSDGTWTYSYDDAGRLVKKSQGSAAETWTYTYDHLGRLTGATKAATDGGAATATVAYTYDALGNRATRTAWDGTTTTTERYAYDGWDTAKPGAVGTENFDAWAEVDGSGTVTTRRAFGAGFDAPVAAVGGSSAGWYAADLVGSVRLNLNAAGAATHSATYSAFGVVTAGGAGDRYGYAGREWDGVLGQSYNRARVYDPATGRWNAEDPLGLAARDVNLYRYVGNAPTTSTDPSGMQPPATPSPPEVYTGPLTVDPQVLQQYLGRPGVRPSDISGPPQPNAGGHWSGRPQPGGPPAGPFGLPPFTLLNPFPRLPDPPAAAPPAPDRPPQPPSGDNGFWNEVFDELFMVGEYVLKNPIQAQGTFNLENGKSLFDAIVMGPVRTGWFAHDIVRSACDKDYRSDHPIYGPYQHAEAGYWKTWGLLTLDVVTSIPATKAGAKGAKAGWQGAKFGWGKFAAWMERTAPGRPGAVPDRMLGPVRDTTPWEFNDYKAWVERASGNKITVRRARPGELPPETGGNFLPPAAPGQPATIVIPEGAGYSTYIHEYIHGQLSLRMPMYSTSPTWMREWWTVREVAGLDQRVFQLGTNGKSGVWESLTRAEQQAQIRSLQKHLFEHEANVGRIPDADRARVMDDIRRLQGMLRPE; encoded by the coding sequence GTGACGGTCACCGACGCCCTCGCGCACGCCTGGGTGTACGCCTACGACGCGGCTGGCAACCTCACGTCGGTCACCGACCCGCTCAGCCACGAGTGGGCGACTACCTACGACCTCCTCGGCCGGGTCACGTCGGTCACCGACCCGCTGAGCCACACCACCAGCTACGCCTACTGGACCGGCAGCGGCGCCGACGCCGACGCCGTCACCGACCCGCTCAGCCACGTCACCACGACCGCCTACGACCGCTTCGGGCGGCTGGCGGAGGTGTCCGACCCGCTGGCCCACGCCACCACCTTCGGCTACGACCGGGTCGGGCGGGTGGTGTCCGTCACCGACCCGCGCGGCACCCCGACCACGTTTGACCGCGACGCCCTCGGCCGGGTGACGCTCGTGACCGAGGCGGTCGGCTACGCCGAGGAGCGGGAGACGGCCTACGCCTACACCGCGGCCGGCGACCTGGAGACGGTCACCGACCCGCGCGGGTACGACACCCGGTTCGCCTACGACGCCGCCGGCCGGGTCACGTCCGTCACCGCCGCCTACGGCACGTCCGTCGCGCTCACCACCACGACGGGTTACGACCTGCTCGACCGCGTGACTTCGACGGTGGCGCCGGGCGGCCGGGAGACGCGGTACGACTACGACGAGCTCGGGCAGCTGCGCACCCTCACCGAGGGGTACGGCACCGCCCTGGAGCGCGACACGACGTTCGACTACGACGCGACCGGGAACCTCACGGAAGTCACCGACCCGCTGAGCCACGCCACCACCTACGGGTACGACGCCGCCGGCCGGCTCACCACCGTCACGGACCCGCTCAGCCACGTCACCACGCTCGGGTACGACGCCGCCGGCAACCGCACGTCCGTCGAGGACGCGAGCGGCAACGTCACCCTGTTCGCCTACGACGCCCTCAACCGCGTCGAGACGGAGACCGACGCGCTCGGCAAGGACACGACCTACGCCTACGACGCCGCCGGCCGGCTCGACACGGTGACCGACCGGCTCGGGCAGCAGCGGGTGTTCGGCTACGACGACGCGGGGCGGCTCACGTCGGACACGTGGAAGTCCGCCCTCGGGGTCACGGTCCGGACACGCACGTTCGGGTACGACTCCACCGGCAACCTCACGTCGGCGACCGACCCGGACGGCTCATACGCCCTCACCTACGACCGGCTGAACCGGCCGGTGACGGTGGACGAGCCGTTCGGGGTGAGTCTGGAGTTCGGGTACGACGTGGCCGGGAACCGCACGTCCGTGGCGGACGACCAGGGCGGGGCCGTGACGAGCACGTTCGACCCGCTCGGGCGGCTGACGAGCCGGTGGCTGGACGGCCCGGGGGCGGACGCCAGGGTGGACTTCGCCTACGGGGCCAACGGCCAACTCGACACGCTGACGCGGTACGCCGACCTAGCCGGGACGACCCTCGTCGGCACCACCGAGTACGGGTACGACGACCTCGACCGGACGACCGGGATCACGCACAAGGGGCCGACCGGCACGACGCTGCTGGCCAGCACCTACGGGTACGACCTGGCCGACCGGCTCACGTCGCGGACAGAGGGGGGCGTCACCACGTCGTACACGTCCGACGCGGCCGGGCAGCTGACGGCCGACGGGGGTACGTCGTTCGCCTACGACGACACCGGCAACCGCACCGGGACGGGTGTGACGGTCGGCGACGGGAACCGGGTGCTGTCGGACGGGACGTGGACCTACAGCTACGACGACGCCGGGCGGCTGGTGAAGAAGTCGCAGGGGTCGGCGGCCGAGACGTGGACGTACACCTACGACCACCTCGGCCGGCTGACCGGGGCGACGAAGGCGGCGACCGACGGCGGGGCGGCGACGGCGACGGTGGCCTACACCTACGACGCGCTCGGGAACCGCGCCACCCGGACGGCGTGGGACGGCACCACGACGACCACAGAGCGGTACGCCTACGACGGGTGGGACACGGCCAAGCCGGGGGCGGTCGGCACCGAGAACTTCGACGCCTGGGCCGAGGTGGACGGCTCGGGGACGGTGACGACGCGGCGGGCGTTCGGGGCCGGGTTCGACGCGCCAGTGGCGGCGGTGGGCGGGAGCTCGGCCGGGTGGTACGCGGCGGACCTGGTGGGGTCGGTGCGGCTGAACCTGAACGCGGCGGGGGCGGCGACGCACTCGGCAACGTACAGCGCGTTCGGGGTGGTGACGGCGGGCGGGGCGGGTGACCGGTACGGGTACGCGGGGCGGGAGTGGGACGGGGTGCTGGGGCAGTCGTACAACCGGGCGCGGGTGTACGACCCGGCGACCGGGAGGTGGAACGCGGAAGACCCGCTGGGGTTGGCGGCCCGCGACGTGAACCTGTACCGGTATGTCGGCAACGCACCGACCACGAGCACCGACCCGAGCGGGATGCAACCGCCAGCCACCCCATCGCCGCCGGAGGTCTACACCGGTCCGCTGACAGTTGACCCGCAAGTGCTCCAGCAGTACCTCGGTCGTCCCGGCGTGCGGCCGTCCGACATATCGGGACCGCCGCAGCCGAACGCCGGGGGGCATTGGTCCGGGCGGCCCCAGCCCGGAGGGCCACCGGCCGGTCCGTTCGGCCTGCCGCCGTTCACCCTCCTGAACCCCTTCCCTCGCCTGCCTGACCCGCCGGCGGCTGCGCCGCCCGCCCCCGACCGCCCGCCGCAGCCGCCATCCGGCGACAATGGCTTCTGGAACGAGGTGTTCGATGAGTTGTTCATGGTCGGCGAGTATGTGCTGAAGAACCCGATCCAGGCGCAAGGGACATTCAACCTGGAGAATGGCAAGAGCCTGTTCGACGCGATCGTCATGGGACCGGTGCGGACGGGGTGGTTCGCGCACGATATTGTGAGGAGTGCGTGCGACAAGGACTACCGGTCGGATCATCCGATCTACGGGCCGTATCAGCACGCGGAGGCGGGTTACTGGAAGACGTGGGGGCTACTGACCTTGGACGTTGTCACCTCGATCCCTGCTACCAAAGCAGGTGCCAAAGGGGCCAAGGCTGGATGGCAAGGTGCCAAATTCGGGTGGGGCAAGTTCGCGGCGTGGATGGAGCGAACTGCCCCAGGGAGGCCGGGGGCGGTCCCGGACAGGATGCTGGGGCCTGTTCGGGATACAACGCCGTGGGAGTTCAACGACTACAAGGCGTGGGTCGAGCGAGCATCTGGCAACAAGATCACCGTCCGGCGTGCTCGTCCGGGCGAACTTCCACCCGAGACAGGGGGGAACTTCTTACCCCCTGCTGCCCCCGGCCAGCCCGCCACCATCGTCATACCCGAGGGGGCGGGGTACTCGACGTACATCCACGAGTACATTCACGGCCAGTTGTCCCTCCGGATGCCCATGTACTCGACTTCACCGACCTGGATGCGGGAGTGGTGGACGGTTCGGGAAGTGGCCGGGTTAGATCAACGGGTGTTCCAACTCGGCACAAACGGGAAGTCTGGCGTCTGGGAGTCGCTCACCAGGGCCGAGCAGCAGGCGCAGATACGGTCGTTGCAGAAGCACCTGTTCGAGCATGAGGCGAACGTCGGTCGCATCCCGGATGCGGATCGGGCGAGGGTCATGGACGACATTAGGCGTCTCCAGGGCATGCTCCGTCCGGAGTGA